One Spiribacter halobius DNA segment encodes these proteins:
- a CDS encoding sialidase family protein: MPQQFLNNWASTLAAAVASTDTAITVDGADASLLGTPSAENFYLLTIEVGDAREIVKVTARSGSTLTVERGQEGTVAQAWAAGAAVELRLTAGALSALQQAGGGGGAPETFLEAQGVIGTSGKVARVLNVSDNVDYSDLSTVSAGLTMIAAAGGVLWVGMTGSGLYEVAEDFSAVTYKGEVGADGATASYYQVREYQGELFIAARDVGFSRSTDGGATWTWVGISGSVEISDVAFDGTTYLAVDEFNKLWSSTDLTTWTEVSIAYSNYIADQIIWDGSQFLFAENPPNTGDHYLWRSPDGQTWSSSILPPHTVPAAPQHYAANGILFIAYNRDFSQSEPIYSTDGGDTWTKCTINTPGSAASQVSCFGQAAVDSEGAWYLMATDGSILRSTDGAATFNPWLSAVCESAEHFALLNDVIYTGREGPDTSFASLLAFDLEGSPLRQHGHQVVVLGDVAGVGGYVYAEFDGGDFGVHWSVWARNVWTHQRNGAAVLGDAGDIAPSASGGTPQTVEAFIGVDGTTERRVV; encoded by the coding sequence ATGCCCCAGCAGTTCCTGAACAACTGGGCCTCCACCCTGGCCGCGGCCGTGGCCTCCACGGACACCGCCATTACCGTGGACGGCGCGGACGCCAGCCTGCTCGGCACCCCGAGCGCCGAGAACTTCTACCTGCTGACCATCGAGGTCGGGGACGCGCGCGAGATCGTCAAGGTCACCGCGCGCAGCGGCAGCACCCTGACCGTCGAGCGCGGCCAGGAGGGCACGGTGGCGCAGGCCTGGGCTGCCGGCGCGGCGGTCGAGCTGCGGCTTACTGCGGGGGCTCTGTCGGCCCTGCAGCAGGCGGGTGGCGGAGGGGGTGCGCCCGAGACCTTTCTCGAGGCGCAGGGCGTGATCGGCACGTCCGGGAAGGTGGCCCGCGTACTGAACGTCAGCGACAACGTGGACTACTCCGACCTCAGCACGGTCAGCGCCGGTCTTACCATGATCGCCGCGGCCGGCGGCGTTCTATGGGTTGGGATGACCGGCTCGGGCCTCTACGAGGTGGCGGAAGATTTCTCCGCCGTTACCTACAAGGGCGAGGTGGGCGCCGACGGCGCCACCGCGTCCTACTACCAGGTGCGCGAGTATCAGGGCGAGCTTTTCATTGCTGCCCGCGACGTCGGGTTCTCGCGGAGCACAGACGGCGGCGCGACGTGGACGTGGGTAGGCATCAGCGGCTCCGTCGAGATCAGCGACGTCGCCTTCGACGGCACCACCTATCTCGCGGTTGACGAGTTCAACAAGCTCTGGTCGTCCACCGACCTGACGACGTGGACCGAGGTTTCGATCGCCTACTCCAACTACATTGCCGACCAGATCATCTGGGACGGCAGCCAGTTCCTCTTCGCCGAAAACCCGCCTAACACGGGAGATCACTACCTCTGGCGGTCTCCGGATGGCCAGACGTGGAGCAGTAGCATTCTGCCTCCGCACACCGTGCCGGCTGCTCCGCAGCATTACGCAGCGAACGGCATTCTGTTCATCGCCTACAACCGGGACTTCAGCCAATCGGAGCCGATTTACAGCACCGACGGCGGGGATACCTGGACCAAGTGCACAATCAACACCCCCGGCAGCGCTGCCTCTCAGGTGTCCTGCTTTGGTCAGGCGGCGGTGGATAGCGAGGGCGCGTGGTACCTGATGGCAACGGACGGCAGCATTCTGCGCTCGACGGACGGCGCCGCGACCTTCAATCCCTGGCTGTCGGCGGTCTGTGAGTCGGCAGAGCATTTTGCCCTGTTGAACGACGTCATCTACACGGGCCGCGAAGGCCCGGACACCAGCTTCGCGTCGCTGCTCGCGTTCGATCTGGAAGGCAGTCCTCTGAGGCAGCACGGACATCAGGTCGTGGTGCTGGGTGACGTGGCTGGCGTGGGTGGCTACGTCTACGCCGAGTTCGATGGCGGCGATTTCGGCGTCCACTGGAGCGTGTGGGCGCGTAACGTCTGGACTCACCAGCGTAATGGCGCTGCGGTGCTCGGAGATGCTGGCGACATTGCCCCATCCGCCAGCGGTGGCACACCGCAGACCGTCGAGGCGTTCATCGGCGTTGACGGGACCACGGAGCGCCGGGTCGTGTAA
- a CDS encoding tape measure protein, translating to MADSAVELLIRANLTELTRGIQQGRSQFEREVLQMAESARRSANTIEGSFSRLGVRSTSQIRAEIVETRRAYTNLARSSRVSSRDLANASRAAKARIAELNRELRTGNQAAAGFGGGLRGIAGRLAGIAAATITVRSAFGFVQQILQTGSAFETLDVRLQSLTGSAEEAERASEWIKEFTATTPFQLREVAEAFSRLQAFGLDPLDGSLQAIADQTAALGGGQQELTGIVLALGQAWSKEKLQAEEALQLIERGVPVWELLADAMGRSSRELQEMASNGELGRDAIRALIREMGERNVGAAAAQMETFAGLVSNLRDNWERFLGIIADAGVLDAFKDQIDAINTSIEELAETGELEEIAERIAEAIVEIATALRDGVVFVYEYREAIAALVAVLATLKLATLAAGFAEVTTRLRANARAADAAAASYRRLAVAQSSLGFGRAATGAGRLLQQLGRFALRGAPPAAAAIVVYELGSAIFRVAAAGQEAARDIVEVQRAVARLEEESGSAANVQRLNQQALENLTRAELASYETRLEAARDYYQRLVGLAERRPDLIEGEPKTALQDYETALEELAEIQEERERREERHSERVSRIKGEELAAIRSSLDDQVEAYKEANKRLERVQQERARIAQSFQELEAELTASPQTPDEQLDAADLARQGDLVQGSLSQGRPEEALRRAERAREIIRTLGREGQATQQYLVTQTRRFAELAEEAAGVQEEQAKAEVAEIRKEIEELASKAAGLRNIEIGFDETAAARSADSLRTELQQRLAQNPIILPVKLDDNTSTEAILEQLPKPLPGRATGGPIFGPGTSTSDSIPVRLSRGEYVIRAAAVQRYGMGLLDRINRLQLPGLAAGGAVRALPAISSRPAASPPASSERPLTLVLDGQRYEARADTATGQSLERQLRLEALRRGR from the coding sequence ATGGCAGATAGCGCCGTCGAACTGCTTATCCGCGCGAACCTCACCGAGCTCACGCGCGGCATCCAGCAGGGCCGCTCGCAGTTCGAGCGCGAGGTCCTGCAGATGGCCGAGAGCGCCCGGCGCTCGGCCAATACCATCGAGGGCTCGTTCAGCCGCCTCGGCGTGCGCTCCACGAGCCAGATCCGCGCCGAGATCGTCGAGACGCGGCGGGCCTATACCAACCTCGCCCGCTCCAGCCGCGTCTCCAGCCGGGACCTCGCCAACGCCTCCCGGGCCGCCAAGGCTCGTATCGCGGAGCTGAACCGGGAGCTGCGCACCGGCAACCAGGCGGCGGCCGGTTTCGGCGGCGGGCTGCGGGGCATCGCCGGCCGCCTCGCCGGCATCGCCGCCGCCACCATTACTGTGCGCTCGGCGTTCGGCTTCGTGCAGCAGATCCTGCAGACCGGCTCCGCGTTCGAGACGCTGGACGTGCGCCTGCAGAGCCTCACCGGCTCGGCCGAGGAGGCCGAGCGGGCGTCCGAGTGGATCAAGGAGTTCACCGCCACCACGCCGTTTCAGCTCCGCGAGGTGGCCGAGGCCTTCAGCCGGCTGCAGGCCTTCGGCCTCGATCCGCTGGACGGCAGCCTCCAGGCCATCGCGGACCAGACCGCCGCCCTCGGCGGCGGCCAGCAGGAGCTCACCGGCATCGTCCTCGCCCTGGGCCAGGCCTGGAGCAAGGAGAAGCTGCAGGCCGAAGAGGCGCTCCAGCTCATCGAGCGCGGCGTGCCGGTGTGGGAGCTGCTCGCCGACGCCATGGGCCGCAGCTCCCGCGAGCTGCAGGAGATGGCCAGCAACGGCGAGCTGGGCCGCGACGCCATCCGCGCGCTCATCCGCGAGATGGGCGAGCGCAACGTCGGCGCCGCCGCCGCGCAGATGGAGACGTTCGCCGGTCTCGTCTCGAACCTGCGGGATAATTGGGAACGCTTCCTCGGGATCATCGCCGACGCCGGCGTGCTGGATGCGTTCAAGGATCAGATCGACGCCATCAACACCAGCATCGAGGAACTGGCGGAGACCGGCGAGCTTGAGGAGATCGCGGAGCGCATCGCCGAGGCCATCGTCGAAATTGCCACCGCCCTGCGGGATGGGGTGGTGTTCGTCTACGAGTATCGGGAGGCCATCGCCGCGCTGGTCGCTGTGTTGGCGACGCTCAAACTTGCGACACTCGCGGCGGGCTTTGCCGAGGTGACGACTCGCCTTCGCGCCAATGCTCGGGCCGCGGACGCAGCAGCGGCGTCGTACCGGCGCCTGGCGGTGGCCCAGTCTTCACTAGGCTTCGGCCGCGCGGCAACTGGTGCGGGGCGGTTGTTACAGCAGCTCGGGCGCTTCGCCCTTCGCGGCGCTCCGCCTGCAGCGGCGGCGATCGTCGTGTATGAGTTGGGCTCGGCGATCTTTCGCGTCGCCGCTGCTGGGCAGGAGGCGGCGCGCGACATCGTCGAGGTGCAGCGCGCCGTCGCACGCCTGGAGGAGGAAAGCGGGAGCGCGGCGAACGTCCAGCGCCTCAATCAGCAAGCCCTAGAGAATTTGACCCGGGCTGAGCTCGCGAGCTACGAAACCCGCCTCGAGGCCGCACGCGACTACTACCAACGCCTGGTCGGCCTGGCCGAGCGCCGGCCGGACCTGATCGAGGGCGAACCCAAGACGGCCCTTCAGGATTACGAAACCGCTCTCGAGGAGCTCGCGGAGATCCAGGAGGAGCGGGAGCGCCGCGAGGAGCGCCATAGCGAGCGCGTTTCCCGGATCAAGGGCGAGGAGCTGGCCGCAATACGCTCTTCCCTCGACGATCAGGTTGAAGCCTACAAGGAAGCAAACAAGCGCCTCGAGCGCGTGCAACAGGAGCGCGCTCGGATCGCTCAGAGCTTTCAGGAGCTCGAGGCCGAGCTCACGGCTTCCCCCCAGACCCCGGACGAGCAGCTCGACGCCGCCGACCTCGCTCGCCAAGGGGACTTGGTCCAAGGCTCGCTCTCCCAGGGTCGTCCGGAGGAAGCGTTGCGCCGTGCCGAGCGCGCGCGGGAGATCATCCGTACTCTGGGCAGAGAGGGTCAGGCAACGCAGCAGTACCTGGTAACCCAGACACGCCGGTTCGCGGAACTCGCCGAGGAGGCTGCAGGGGTACAGGAAGAGCAGGCCAAGGCCGAGGTCGCCGAAATCCGCAAGGAGATCGAAGAGCTGGCCAGCAAGGCCGCAGGCCTGCGGAATATTGAGATCGGATTCGACGAAACCGCCGCCGCCCGCTCCGCAGATTCACTACGCACGGAACTGCAGCAGCGACTGGCTCAGAACCCGATAATCCTTCCGGTCAAGCTCGACGACAACACCTCCACGGAAGCGATCCTCGAGCAGCTGCCCAAGCCGCTCCCCGGCCGCGCGACCGGCGGCCCGATCTTCGGCCCCGGGACCAGCACCTCGGATTCAATCCCCGTGCGGCTGTCTCGCGGCGAGTACGTCATCCGAGCCGCCGCGGTGCAGCGCTACGGCATGGGATTGCTGGACCGGATCAACCGGCTGCAGCTTCCGGGCCTGGCTGCCGGGGGCGCCGTCAGAGCCCTGCCGGCCATCTCATCGCGGCCTGCTGCCAGTCCGCCCGCCAGCAGCGAACGCCCTTTGACCCTCGTGCTCGACGGCCAGCGATACGAGGCGCGCGCGGACACCGCCACCGGCCAATCCCTGGAGCGGCAGCTGCGCCTGGAGGCGCTGCGGAGGGGGCGCTGA
- a CDS encoding DUF7210 family protein: MPKPARTKVTLDRPTRHGGKWREEGEEIEVTADQRKRLERHGVIGGATPTTEEAR; the protein is encoded by the coding sequence ATGCCCAAGCCGGCCAGGACCAAAGTCACCCTCGACCGCCCCACCCGCCATGGCGGCAAGTGGCGAGAGGAGGGCGAGGAGATCGAAGTTACCGCCGACCAGCGCAAGCGCCTGGAGCGCCACGGCGTGATCGGCGGCGCCACCCCCACCACTGAGGAGGCCCGCTGA
- a CDS encoding phage tail protein, with the protein MSTVRVKGLKQVARRFDRTERQTRRAAKLAINDTVRKMRTLGSREIRKQVALKASYVKKHLNVQLATERSLFGRVYATRRPVLLSRFGAKQLTRKASGAAGDPSRSIPAGRKQAGVSVRVKAGGSRKKMRGAFFIRLKRGPYRGEGATGLAIRTGPGRDAIDVKHGPSVDQVWRDVRDNIQPQADENLAREMRRQLRRLT; encoded by the coding sequence ATGAGCACGGTGCGCGTGAAGGGGCTCAAGCAGGTAGCCCGGCGGTTCGACCGCACGGAGCGCCAGACCCGGCGTGCCGCCAAGCTCGCGATCAACGACACGGTGCGCAAGATGCGCACCCTCGGCAGTCGTGAGATACGCAAACAGGTGGCCCTGAAGGCGAGTTACGTCAAGAAGCACCTCAACGTGCAACTCGCCACGGAGAGGAGCCTTTTCGGCCGGGTTTATGCGACTCGCCGTCCAGTTCTGCTTTCACGCTTCGGAGCGAAACAGTTAACCCGAAAGGCATCGGGTGCGGCTGGCGACCCTTCGCGGTCCATTCCGGCAGGACGGAAACAGGCCGGCGTCAGCGTGCGTGTAAAGGCCGGCGGCTCTCGCAAGAAGATGCGGGGTGCGTTCTTCATCAGGCTTAAGCGTGGCCCTTACAGGGGAGAAGGAGCTACAGGTCTGGCAATTAGAACCGGCCCCGGGCGAGACGCGATTGACGTTAAACACGGTCCCTCCGTGGACCAGGTCTGGCGCGACGTGCGCGACAACATCCAGCCCCAGGCCGACGAGAACCTCGCCCGCGAGATGCGCCGCCAGCTGCGGAGGCTCACATGA